The Elusimicrobiota bacterium genome includes a window with the following:
- a CDS encoding FlgD immunoglobulin-like domain containing protein: MRIKNTMYKTIYLICLIATLLVSNFTSACLADYTLTVNINLVGSIPAPESTVDTIKCWDLNTEPLPPKSVVTTTGTATIIISTTTPVQLGVLLTVPNFGTVYVYADNNGNGYTSAATINLVSAAKVTRYNRVKAATTAAITDGVPLRSDFMADVERAGANSMYTSLAESLRLGEELSLAKARYRMQKAGMPRQKFFFSANSFSHMYNPTVFDPLFKDMFNFGTSFFYWGMIQASSTTAIDYARVDAEINFVSSFATPRPCAIVYWYPTWAASLSFTDLKTKCTSLVTEFITRYKSYTKYFEIINEHHDVYNPNKLTHAEANSLTKGSLYAARQAMPDCQRIVNVTYMFADYATKPKSTKRSPLRYFKEIIADGSVFEIVGIQMYYNSQDIFEIDRKLDQYAALGKPIHITEQSAPSESIPDPLCGKPDKDPGPGWHGDWSETMQADRIEQLYTLFYSKSAVEAIGWWDFMDLDTYQPWSGLIRRDNTPKQSYTRLLGLRKSYWCDYDKSPKLIVTNPPAKVHKVNNGIPITFTTPDTLDLTKSVLKYRIKEGTAWSNTWNTVAVVSTGGIGYSGTIPSNAITSGTTLFQWQFEVANSTGYFTVTPLKTFDIITITPPTSVSVKTISDVYDKLKISWAASTSAGIKDYMLYRSVTSGSGYVKVVSTGIALGVTSYYDSGLESNKSYYYVLTSRDELNNESAYSKEASSTTVTTDLTAPVNVSVLSSKCSELRIGWTVSTSVVLKDYILYRSTTPGSGYVKITSTGIPPGVTSYVDTGLGSNKEYYYVLTSRDTGNNESEYSNQAAGTTTNILPPTNVYAFSSKQGVVTIEWAASVSSGFKDYILYRSTSSGSGYISVVSTGISSNSTIYYDNGLEANKKYYYALITRDALNKESQYSNETSFTVIDLSPPVNVSAKVVSNKCGELIIEWEESSSTGVKDYILYRSLSPGSGYVCVVSTGIDADANSYIDSGLENNRKYYYVLTARDMLDGESAYSNIASSTTIALQLKIPSGLTVTNAGLGTQLNLVWAINTELDFSKYAVYRNITNNYITSVLISTVTVNSYSDKGLVNNTTYYYWLRAFNTNGDGTQYSLPAYGFIPYSSTATVTVPVPEWISSTDEKTGGVLTLNWEMSDTISAIVAFNIYRATAKPGPYKFITNVTRVSGNPAYQAYQDTNLINNTSYYYKLTAVDNRGNESSKSADLTGYPTIGSSGDNIPPSVPTGLTITPLPEGYSLFIEWKANTDTGLKEYMVYRAEEYNGTYIPIFNTLPNKLSFTDTQLENEVTYYYRIAAVDTSQNSSDYSAVVSGIPHDETPPVISCVTILPITVMEGTKIRITFVIDEQTECKVVPVVKVNNNLATYENGYVDILGNYVDYSYGYVVTKEDLLYGRPLEVKISAQNTSGQVSSVTKNIAVFVTVEENTTSVMPNIIRLNQSDTKLVIQYRLMEDAAYARVEVYNTAGELVRSLPVNSPTRGVSAVEWDGKNDNGEPVASGIYLVQFISDIYKNTKKVVVIK; the protein is encoded by the coding sequence ATGAGAATAAAAAATACAATGTATAAAACTATATATCTGATCTGTCTGATAGCAACACTTCTTGTATCCAACTTTACCAGCGCCTGTCTCGCGGATTATACATTGACTGTAAATATAAACCTCGTTGGCAGTATTCCCGCACCTGAGAGTACTGTAGATACCATAAAATGCTGGGACTTAAACACCGAACCATTACCTCCAAAATCTGTGGTTACCACAACCGGTACCGCAACGATAATAATTTCTACTACCACACCGGTACAGCTGGGGGTTTTACTTACAGTACCGAATTTCGGTACTGTATATGTTTATGCTGATAACAACGGTAACGGTTATACCAGTGCGGCAACTATAAACCTTGTATCCGCCGCAAAAGTTACACGGTATAACCGCGTGAAAGCAGCAACAACTGCTGCGATTACTGACGGTGTACCTTTACGTTCCGACTTTATGGCTGACGTTGAACGCGCAGGGGCTAATAGTATGTATACATCATTAGCGGAATCACTGAGGTTGGGGGAAGAACTGTCACTGGCAAAAGCGCGGTACCGTATGCAGAAAGCCGGGATGCCGAGGCAAAAATTTTTTTTCAGTGCAAATTCGTTCTCTCATATGTACAACCCCACGGTATTCGACCCGTTGTTCAAGGATATGTTCAACTTCGGGACATCATTTTTTTATTGGGGTATGATCCAGGCGAGTTCAACTACAGCGATAGATTATGCGCGGGTAGATGCTGAAATAAACTTTGTCTCTTCATTTGCCACCCCGCGCCCCTGCGCGATTGTTTATTGGTACCCCACCTGGGCGGCCTCGTTGTCATTCACTGATCTAAAAACTAAATGCACAAGCCTTGTAACAGAATTTATTACACGTTACAAAAGTTATACCAAATATTTTGAGATTATCAACGAACACCATGATGTCTATAACCCGAACAAGCTTACTCATGCGGAAGCGAACTCGTTGACGAAAGGATCGTTGTATGCTGCAAGGCAGGCAATGCCGGACTGCCAGCGTATTGTCAACGTAACCTACATGTTTGCCGACTACGCAACAAAACCTAAGAGTACGAAAAGGTCGCCATTAAGGTATTTCAAGGAAATAATTGCTGATGGTTCGGTATTTGAGATCGTCGGGATACAAATGTATTATAACTCACAGGATATTTTTGAGATTGACAGAAAACTTGACCAGTACGCTGCACTGGGGAAGCCTATACATATTACAGAACAAAGCGCGCCATCAGAATCTATCCCTGACCCGCTCTGCGGGAAGCCGGATAAAGATCCCGGGCCAGGGTGGCATGGTGACTGGTCAGAGACAATGCAGGCTGACCGTATAGAACAGTTGTACACACTGTTTTATAGTAAGTCAGCGGTTGAAGCTATCGGCTGGTGGGACTTTATGGACCTTGATACATACCAGCCGTGGAGCGGGTTAATCCGTCGTGACAATACGCCAAAACAAAGTTATACGCGCTTACTGGGATTACGTAAAAGTTATTGGTGTGACTATGATAAGAGCCCAAAATTAATCGTCACAAACCCGCCGGCGAAAGTGCATAAGGTCAATAACGGTATACCGATAACGTTTACTACCCCCGATACTCTGGACTTAACAAAATCTGTCTTAAAGTACCGTATAAAAGAGGGTACCGCGTGGTCAAACACATGGAATACCGTGGCAGTGGTAAGTACCGGCGGGATAGGGTACAGCGGGACTATACCGTCAAACGCAATAACCTCTGGGACAACATTATTCCAATGGCAGTTTGAGGTAGCAAACTCAACCGGATATTTTACGGTTACACCGTTGAAAACGTTTGATATCATAACCATCACTCCACCGACAAGTGTCAGTGTTAAAACAATCAGTGATGTGTACGATAAACTTAAAATCAGCTGGGCAGCATCAACTTCCGCGGGGATAAAGGATTATATGTTGTACCGGTCGGTAACTTCCGGCAGCGGGTATGTTAAAGTTGTATCCACAGGGATCGCACTCGGTGTTACCAGTTATTATGATTCCGGATTAGAGAGTAATAAATCGTATTACTACGTCCTTACCTCGCGTGATGAGTTAAATAACGAAAGCGCGTACTCAAAAGAAGCGTCCTCTACGACAGTAACGACAGACCTTACTGCCCCGGTGAATGTCAGCGTGTTAAGCTCAAAATGCAGTGAGCTCAGGATCGGGTGGACAGTGTCTACTTCCGTAGTATTGAAGGATTACATTCTTTACAGATCAACCACCCCAGGCAGCGGATATGTAAAAATTACCTCTACCGGCATACCGCCGGGTGTTACCAGCTACGTTGATACCGGGTTGGGGAGTAATAAAGAGTATTACTATGTCCTTACTTCGCGGGATACAGGGAATAACGAAAGTGAATATTCAAATCAGGCAGCAGGAACTACAACCAACATTTTACCGCCCACAAATGTTTATGCGTTCAGTAGTAAACAGGGAGTAGTGACAATCGAATGGGCGGCATCAGTGTCGTCAGGGTTTAAGGACTACATCCTTTACCGTTCCACAAGTTCCGGCAGCGGGTATATCTCCGTGGTATCTACGGGGATAAGTTCTAATTCAACAATTTATTACGATAACGGGTTGGAGGCTAACAAAAAGTATTACTACGCGCTTATTACCAGGGATGCGTTGAATAAGGAAAGCCAGTATTCAAACGAAACATCATTTACTGTCATTGACCTCTCACCCCCGGTAAATGTTAGTGCAAAAGTTGTTAGTAATAAATGCGGGGAGTTAATAATTGAATGGGAAGAATCTTCTTCTACCGGCGTTAAGGATTATATTCTTTACCGGTCGTTATCTCCTGGCAGCGGGTATGTTTGTGTGGTATCGACTGGAATAGACGCTGATGCAAATAGTTATATTGATTCAGGGTTAGAGAATAACAGAAAGTATTATTACGTTCTCACCGCACGGGATATGCTTGACGGAGAAAGTGCGTATTCAAACATAGCGTCTTCAACGACGATAGCGTTACAATTAAAAATCCCGTCGGGCCTTACCGTAACAAACGCGGGGCTTGGTACGCAGTTGAACCTTGTGTGGGCTATAAATACTGAACTGGACTTCAGTAAATACGCGGTGTATCGGAATATTACAAACAACTATATTACCTCGGTATTGATCTCAACTGTTACAGTGAATAGTTATAGCGATAAGGGTTTGGTTAATAACACAACCTACTATTACTGGCTCCGCGCGTTTAATACCAACGGGGATGGGACACAGTATTCTTTACCTGCTTATGGTTTTATACCGTACTCCAGCACTGCAACGGTAACCGTCCCGGTCCCTGAATGGATAAGTTCTACTGACGAAAAAACAGGCGGTGTATTAACGCTTAATTGGGAAATGTCGGATACTATAAGCGCGATTGTGGCGTTCAATATTTACCGCGCAACCGCAAAACCCGGCCCGTATAAATTTATCACTAACGTAACGCGTGTATCCGGTAATCCCGCATACCAGGCGTATCAGGATACAAACTTGATTAATAACACAAGTTATTACTATAAATTAACTGCCGTGGATAACCGCGGGAATGAAAGTAGTAAGTCCGCTGATCTTACGGGGTATCCAACAATTGGAAGCAGCGGGGATAATATCCCGCCAAGTGTGCCGACAGGGTTGACGATAACGCCGTTGCCGGAAGGGTACAGTTTGTTTATCGAGTGGAAAGCTAATACGGATACCGGCTTAAAAGAGTATATGGTCTACCGCGCGGAAGAGTATAACGGTACGTATATCCCGATATTCAATACTTTACCAAACAAGCTTTCTTTTACGGATACACAACTTGAGAATGAGGTTACGTATTACTACAGAATCGCGGCAGTGGATACCAGCCAGAACAGCAGCGATTATTCCGCAGTTGTCTCCGGGATACCGCATGACGAAACTCCGCCAGTAATTTCATGCGTAACAATCTTGCCGATAACCGTGATGGAAGGGACAAAGATTAGAATTACGTTTGTGATAGACGAACAAACTGAATGCAAGGTCGTACCTGTTGTTAAGGTGAACAATAATCTTGCAACTTACGAAAACGGATACGTTGATATTCTTGGGAATTATGTGGATTACAGTTACGGTTATGTCGTGACAAAAGAAGATTTGTTGTACGGCCGTCCGCTGGAAGTAAAGATCAGCGCGCAAAATACCAGCGGGCAAGTAAGTTCTGTCACCAAAAACATTGCGGTGTTTGTTACTGTAGAAGAAAACACAACAAGCGTTATGCCCAATATTATACGGCTAAACCAGTCTGACACCAAACTTGTGATACAGTATAGGTTGATGGAAGACGCGGCATACGCGCGGGTTGAAGTATACAATACTGCCGGTGAACTCGTACGGTCGTTACCGGTAAACTCCCCTACCCGCGGGGTGTCAGCGGTTGAATGGGATGGGAAGAACGATAACGGCGAACCCGTGGCATCAGGGATATACCTTGTGCAGTTCATATCTGATATCTACAAAAACACCAAAAAAGTTGTGGTGATAAAGTAA
- a CDS encoding tetratricopeptide repeat protein: protein MKFSRKSIYTASFITTAILVFLSGINTSIPSAVLTQIKLGGYIAKTLTVPKTHVFEYTSSMFMNVNSEWLYDVMLYITYLISGFAGVQAVSAGITALALIIFGVIALLYNPGKITYLLFLMTAVSVMLNVSPHSVAVSVLFTGVFILLIELFRRGKLNGTAFIAVVAIMQVIWTNSHNFFLIGPAVLLIYLVDSIVLKLTSPRDNPNKQEMYIAIALAASLIATIVNPYGWKIYLGVLDYFWVLIPGENIIRANVSSYYPVFYTDFKQFFSYKVYIALLFVCLMSFITHMRVKVLMVLLFILNLFLAFNTVISLILSSCIMLIVTSHNFSSSPLTVPSRVKDFFVSTKVFYISGVILLSCTAIFIVMVVTGKIYSINRLDYGFGFSTAFGETYNKLGDYLKTIEGNRVIFNTHTLGDGIAWELFPKTKVFLTSKIVAHQFGVFKQYNDVLTIPAGFDALVKQYNIGYAVLDISSQISAPLTDYLYHHTGWKLAFVDNTAVVFKLKDREKIFIGKKQVDENYQLLSAKKRELLQNPAENVLSLKKQYASFAFLCYWTKNYRDTIDVLSFMSSLYPASADYLSDIGFTYLVLSDFKTGMGYLQKALEADPKYGNTYWRFGSFYQQNNDNFRAEAYYKRAVKYAPGLAPVWVSLGELYLSNGDLKQALRVYTKLSRMYPYSQDIWQYLGAVYTRAGDNTSAEKCFTKARKLASW from the coding sequence ATGAAATTCAGCCGTAAAAGTATTTACACCGCGTCTTTCATAACTACAGCAATCCTTGTTTTTCTTTCAGGAATTAATACTTCCATTCCATCCGCGGTATTGACACAAATAAAGCTTGGCGGATATATCGCCAAAACTCTTACCGTCCCTAAAACCCATGTATTTGAATATACATCTTCGATGTTTATGAACGTAAATTCGGAATGGTTATACGACGTGATGCTGTATATTACCTACTTGATTTCAGGATTCGCAGGGGTACAGGCAGTATCTGCCGGGATAACGGCTTTAGCGTTGATAATATTCGGGGTTATAGCGTTATTATATAATCCCGGTAAAATTACGTACCTCCTGTTTTTGATGACAGCGGTATCCGTGATGCTTAACGTATCACCGCATTCGGTGGCGGTAAGCGTTTTGTTTACCGGCGTGTTTATATTGTTGATTGAACTCTTCCGCCGGGGTAAGCTCAATGGTACGGCCTTTATCGCGGTAGTGGCAATTATGCAGGTTATATGGACAAACTCGCACAACTTCTTTTTGATAGGCCCTGCGGTATTGCTTATATACCTGGTTGATAGTATAGTTCTGAAACTTACTTCACCGCGGGATAATCCTAATAAGCAAGAGATGTATATTGCCATAGCGTTGGCTGCGTCTCTTATTGCAACAATAGTGAACCCGTACGGCTGGAAAATTTATCTCGGTGTCCTTGACTATTTCTGGGTTCTTATCCCCGGGGAGAACATTATTCGTGCGAATGTCAGTTCGTATTACCCTGTTTTCTATACAGATTTTAAGCAGTTTTTTTCATATAAAGTTTATATCGCGCTATTGTTTGTATGTTTAATGTCTTTTATAACACATATGCGTGTGAAAGTGCTCATGGTATTACTGTTTATTTTAAACCTATTTTTAGCGTTTAACACGGTAATATCCCTGATACTGTCATCATGTATTATGTTGATCGTTACATCTCATAACTTTTCCTCTTCACCGCTGACAGTTCCGTCCAGGGTGAAGGATTTTTTTGTGTCAACAAAAGTGTTTTATATCTCCGGGGTAATACTGTTATCATGTACTGCTATTTTCATTGTTATGGTTGTTACCGGTAAAATTTATAGTATTAACCGCCTGGATTATGGGTTTGGGTTTAGTACAGCATTTGGGGAAACCTATAATAAACTTGGGGATTACCTGAAAACAATTGAAGGTAACCGCGTGATTTTTAATACGCATACCCTAGGTGACGGCATTGCGTGGGAACTGTTCCCTAAAACTAAGGTATTTCTCACTTCAAAAATAGTGGCACACCAGTTTGGTGTTTTTAAGCAATACAACGATGTATTGACAATCCCCGCGGGATTTGACGCGCTGGTGAAGCAGTATAATATTGGTTACGCAGTGCTTGATATATCTTCGCAAATATCCGCACCGCTTACGGACTACTTGTACCACCATACGGGATGGAAACTGGCTTTTGTTGACAATACCGCTGTGGTGTTTAAACTTAAGGATAGAGAAAAAATATTTATTGGGAAGAAACAGGTGGATGAAAATTATCAGTTATTATCCGCAAAAAAACGTGAGCTTCTGCAAAATCCGGCGGAGAACGTTCTTTCTTTGAAAAAACAGTATGCAAGTTTTGCATTCCTGTGTTACTGGACAAAGAATTATCGTGATACTATCGATGTTTTAAGTTTTATGTCTTCTCTTTACCCTGCCTCTGCGGACTACCTCAGCGATATTGGTTTTACATACCTGGTGTTAAGCGATTTTAAAACAGGTATGGGTTATTTACAGAAAGCGTTGGAAGCTGATCCGAAGTACGGCAATACTTACTGGCGGTTCGGAAGTTTTTATCAGCAGAATAACGATAATTTCCGTGCGGAAGCGTACTACAAACGCGCGGTGAAGTACGCACCGGGTTTAGCTCCGGTATGGGTTAGCCTTGGGGAGTTATATTTATCAAACGGTGATTT